GTGCCAGGCCTCGGCGTTGTTCATCACCTCGGCGCGCACCACAAAGGACTTCGGTTGACCGTGCAGTTGATAGTTAATGGTGTAGATTTTCGCGGTGCTCATGTTGCCTCCCTGTGTTGTTATCAATGGATAGGGAAGTCTTTGAAAAGGTTCATTCAAAATGACAACCTGCGTGCTGGCGCGGCATAGTGATGCCTTCGCCCTGTGCCCAAGGATCGCGCAATGTCCCGCCTGACCCATCGCTCGCTCTACCTTCAACGCCTGGGCTACGACGCGCCGCCGCCGCCCACCCTGCAAACCCTGCAGGATCTGCAACTGCGCCACGTCTGCACCTTTGCGTTTGAAAGCCTGTCGACGCTGCTGCACCTGCCGGTCCCCATCGATCTGCCCAGCGTGGAGCAGAAAGTGCTGCTGGATGGACGGGGCGGCTATTGCTATGAGTTGAACCAGATGTTCCTGACGTTGCTGCAGGAACTGGGTTTCGACGCCCGTGGTATCACCGGCCGAGTAGTGATGGGCGGTCCGGCAGATGCGCACACGGCGCGTACTCATCGCCTGAGCCTGGTGACTCTGGACGGTGCGCGCTACATCACGGATGTCGGCTTTGGCGGCATGGTGCCCAGCACTCCGTTGTTGCTGGACAGCGAAGCGGTGCAGCCCACGGCCCATGAGCCGTATCGGCTGACGTTCGACGGGCAGGGCAGTTACACCTTGTGGGCGCAGGTCGCCGAGGAGTGGCGTGGGCTGTATGTGTTCGACCTGCAAATGCAGGGGGATATCGACTACACCATCGGCAACTGGTACGTGTCCACGCACCCGGAGTCACCGTTCGTAGGCCAGCTCAAGGTTGCACGCTTGGCCGAGGGTAAACGCCATACCCTGAACAATGCCAACTACGCCGTGCACTACCTGGATCGGCCGAGCGAGAAATACACGGCCCAGAGTGCCGATGAGCTGCTGACCTTGCTGCAGGAGACTTTTGGCATTCGCTTACCCGCCCATTCCCACCTTCGGCAAACGCTGGATGCACTCGTTCTGCCTAAGTACTGAGCGCGTCGAGATAGAGCCTTCGCTGAGCTTTCGTCCCCTGTTTGCAATACCACGCTAACGCGCGACGAATGCAATATAGCGCTCTGGCCCGAATCCTTACTTACCTTTACGCAGAGTTAAGTCCCACAACTCTGCATGATTCCACCTACATTTCTTCGTAGCCCATTGACCTATAAATCCCAACCGAGCTTGTTCTACTTCCAGAACACGTTGAACGAGGGATTTGAGATGGGCCTGCCCACCAACGCTCAACCATTGGATTTCACCGCGCTTGCCCAGCCCTTGGGTGAGGTCGATGGCGGTGGCCAGAACCTTGAATATGCCCCCGAATTCCTGGAACTGGAAGAGGAGGTCCTGGGTAAGCCCGAGGTGCAATACGGCGACACCATCACCCAGGCCATCGACCCCAATTGGCAGCGGGTGACACTGCTCGCCTTGCCGCTGCTGGAGAGCAGCCGTGACTTGCGACTGGCCATCTGGTTGACCCGTGCGCAGCTCAACGTGCACGGCATTGCGGGCCTGGCTGCCGGCCTGCAGTTGATCCATGGGTTGCTGGATAACTGCTGGGACGGTCTGCACCTAACTCGACCCCCTCGACAATAACGATCCGCTGCTGCGCATCAATATCCTGGCGTTCCTGTGCGAGCCCGGCGGTCTGCTGCGTGACCTGCTGGATGCGCCACTGGTTCGCGCCCGCAGTGTGGGGACGCTGAATCTGCGGCAGATCGATCTGGCCAACGATGAGCCAACCGGTGACCTCAGCCCGGCCTTGCTTGAGGGCGCCCTGGCCGAGGCTGACCCGCGCGAGCTGGGCGCTACCGCCCAGGCTTTGGCACAGGCCCTGGCCCTGAGCGTGCAGATCGAACATTTACTGACGGAGAAGGTTGGCGTCGGCCGCGCCATCGATTTGAGCCGTCTGGTCACACTGTTGCGGCGTGCGGCGCACGCCACTCGGCGTGACCCACCGCAAATCGATGTGCCTGCGGTTGGCGTTGCTATGCCGACGACGCGGCTCATCCGTGACGAGATCAACAGCCGTGAAGACGCGCGCCAAGCCATCGACCGCGTGTGTCGCTACTTCCAGGTTCACGAGCCTGCCAGCCCGGTGCCGTTTTTGCTGCTGCGGGCCAAGCAGTTGATCGACAAGAACTTCATGGAATTGCTGCAGGACCTCGCTCCCGACGGTCTTGCCCAGTTGGCGGTGGTCAGCGGTATGCGTGACAGCGGCAACTGATCCCTTGCATCAGCCTCACTCAACGGAGCCAGTCCTGTGGCTAAAGAAAGCAGTCAGAAATTCATCGCGCGCAACCGGGCGCCACGCGTCCAGATCGAATACGACGTGGAGATCTACGGCGCGGAGAAAACCGTGCAGTTGCCTTTTGTCATGGGTGTGTTCTCCGATCTTTCAGGTAAACCTGCCGAGCCCTTGCCGCCGGTGGCTGAGCGCAAGTTCCTTGAGGTCGATGTCGACAATTTCGACGAACGCCTCAAGTCCATGAAACCTCGCGTGGCATTCCAGGTGCCCAACACCCTGAGCGGCGAAGGCAACCTGCCGGTAGAAATCACCTTCGAATCGATGGACGACTTCAGCCCGGCCGCCATCGCCCGCAAGGTGCCAAGCCTCAACCAATTGCTCACCGCACGCAGCCAATTATCCAACCTGTTGACCTACATGGACGGCAAGGTCGGCGCCGAGGCGTTGCTGGCCGGCGTGCTGGCCGATCCAAGTGTGATGCAAGCCTTGAGCGCTGCGCCCAACCAACCGGAATAACCGACTGACTGCTCACCTTGCCGGAGCCTCGTTTGCCCCGGCACGAGGACGCTTTTGCCAAAAATTGAAGGATAACGTCATGTCCGCTACACAATCGGAACAGACCGGACAGTCGCCAGTCACAGCTGAGTTCGACACCGGCGACTTCGCAAGCCTGTTGCAAAGAGAGTTCAAGCCCAAGACCGACAGGGCCCAGGAAGCCGTGGAAACTGCCGTGCGTACCTTGGCTGAGCAGGCATTGCAAGGCACCTGCCTGATACCCAATGACGTATTGGGCACTATCGAGGGGTTGATCGCTGCGCTGGACCAGAAGCTCACTGAGCAGATCAATCACATCCTCCATCACGAGGAATTCCAGGGCGTTGAAAGCGCCTGGCGTGGCCTGCATTACCTGGTCAACAACACCGAGACCGACGAGTCGTTGAAGATCCGGGTGATGAATATTTCCAAGAGCGAAGCGCACAAGACCTGCGCAAGTTCAAGGGGTGGCCTGGGACCAGAGCCCGCTCTTCAAGAAACTCTATGAAGAGGAATACGGCCAGTTCGGCGGTGAGCCCTACGGTGCGTTCGTCGCCGATTACTACTTCAACAACAGCGCGCCGGATGTAGAGTTGTTGACCCAGATGGCGCGCGTCAGTGCTGCGGCCCACTGCCCGTTGATCACCGCCGCCGACCCCAGCGTGATGCTCATGGAGTCGTGGCAGGAACTGGCCAACCCGCGTGACCTGACCAAGCTCTTCCAGACCCCGGAGCACGCAGCCTGGCGCAGTTTTCGCGACAGTGAGGACTCGCGCTATGTGGGCCTTGCAATGCCGCGCTTTCTCGCCCGTGCGCCTTATGGTGCCAAGACCAACCCGGTGGACGCGTTCGACTTCGAAGAAACCACCAGCGCCACTGGCGCCAAGAACTTCACCTGGGCCAACGCCGCCTACGCGATGGCGGTGAACATCAACCGTTCGTTCAAGCACTACGGCTGGTGCTCGCAGATTCGCGGTATCGAATCCGGTGGTGTCGTGGAGGGGCTGCCGGTGCATACCTTCCCGACCGACGACGGCGGTGTGGACATGACCTGCCCGACCGAAATCGCCATCAGCGATCGGCGTGAGGCAGAGCTGGCGAAGAACGGCTTCATGCCCCTGGTGCACAAGAAAAACAGCGACCTGGCGGCCTTTATCGGCGCGCAGTCGATGCACCGACCCGCCGAGTACGACGACCCAGACGCCAGTGCCAACGCCAACCTGGCCGCGCGCCTGCCGTACCTGTTTGCCACTTGCCGTTTCGCGCATTACTTGAAGTGCATCGTGCGCGACAAGATCGGCTCGTTCAAAGAGCGTGACGACATGCAGACCTGGCTCAACAACTGGATCGGTCGCTACGTGGAGCACAACCCGGCCACGGCCTCCGACGCCGACAAGGCGCGCAAACCGCTGGCCGGTGCCGAAGTGGTGGTGGAGGAAATCGAAGGCAACCCAGGCTACTACAGCGCCAAGTTTTTCCTACGCCCGCACTACCAGCTTGAAGGCCTGACCGTGTCGTTGCGGTTGGTTTCGAAGCTGCCTTCTACAAAATCAAATTAACCCACCTGAAAGGCAATCCGCATGATCCTGATGAACTTCACTGGCACCCCAATCAAAGGCACCTCCACTGTTGACGCGCACAAAGACTGGATCACCCTCGACGCGCTTCAAATGGGCGTGGGCCGGGCGATTTCCACCAGTGGCGGCGGCGACCGTGACACCAGCAATCCATCGTTTTCGGAAATCTCCCTGACCCGGGTTACCGACCTGTCTTCCGCCGACCTGTTTATGCAAGCAGTCTGCGGCAAGAGCCTGGGGGATGCCGAGATCCACTTCATCCAGACCGGCGGTTCGGACAAGAAACAGCAGGTGTTTCTCAAACTCATCCTGGGCGGCGCGATCATCAGCGCCTACTCCGCCAGCAGTAACGGCGAGCGCCCGACTGAAACCATCGCCATCAACTTCACCACCATCAGCTACGAGTTCAACGCCTTTGCCGGCGACACCGTGAAAACCGGCACGCCGAAGAAGTGGGACCTGGAAAGAACCAACCCATCTGAGCCTTGTAGTGAGCGGGCTTGTCCCGCGCTGGGCTGCGAAGCAGCCCTAATTTAACCGACGCGCTCTGCCAGGTAGAGCCCAGTTTTCCGGTTTTGGGGCCGCTTCGCCCCCCAGCGCGGGCGGTGCGACGATTCGACAAGCCCGCTCACTACAGGAGCAATAAATCCATGGGGAGCTGACCAGTCGGGAGCGCCTGCAACCGTCGTTGCTTGACCGTCTGAGCGATGACGACCGCGGGCAGGTCGTAGAGCCGCGGGACAAACGCGTGTTGTCCATGCGCGATTTGCGCAAGGCGGTGCTGCGCGATCTTGGCTGGCTGCTCAACAGCAGCAGCTTGGGCAGTTTTCGCGACCTCAGTGCCTACCCGTTGGCCAGTCAATCGGTGCTCAATTTTGGCCTGTTGGACTTGGCCGGCAAAACCGCCGCCGGGTTGGATCGCGAAGCGTTGGGGCGGCGTATTCGTCAGGCAATCTGGGATTTTGAACCACGCATTTTGCGTGACAGCGTACGCGTGATACCAGTCGCACCGTCCGGCAAAACAGCGGGCCCGAACCAGATGGCCTTTGAAATTCACGGCGAACTGTGGGGCCAACCGTTGCCCGAGCGCCTGTACCTCAAGACCGAACTCGACCTGGAAGCAGGTGAGGCTCGGCTATTCGATATCGAGACAAGGGACGTGCGGTGAACGCCAAACTGCTGCGCTATTACGAACGTGAACTGGCTCACCTACGGGAGGGCGGTGCCGAGTTCGCCCGTGACTACCCCAAGGTCGCCGGTCGCCTGGGCCTGGAAACCTACGCCTGCGCCGATCCCTATGTGGAGCGCTTGCTGGAGGGGTTCAGCTTTCTGGCGGCGCGGGTGCAGTTGAAGATCGATGCGGAGTTCCCGCGTTTTACCAATCACCTGCTGGAACTGGTCTACCCGCAATACTTGGCGCCCACGCCATCGATGGCGGTGGTGCAGCTTCAGCCGGACCTGAGCGAGGGTAGCCTGGCCGCCGGTTTCAAGGTGCCCCGTGGCACTGCACTGCACAGCCAACTGGGCAAAGGCGAGCAAACGGCCTGCGAATTTCGCACCGCCCACGACGTGACCCTGTGGCCAGTAGAGCTGGTAGAGGCGCGCTACTTTGCCTGTGGCGGGCAAGTCGCGGGTGTCGACCTGTCGCGTCTCGGCCCGGTCAATGCCGCCTTGCGCCTGCGCCTTCGCACCGGTGCCGGCCTGGCATTCAGCGACCTGGCGCTTGATCAGTTGCCACTGCACATGCGTGGCGGCGATGCCATGCCCGCACGCATCCTCGAACACCTGTTGGCCCAGGCGGTCGGCGTGTTGGTGATGCCGGTACAAACGCCTGTGGACTGGCACCACTTCTTGCCAAAAGTGCGATTCGCAGCGCCGGGTACAGCGACAGCGAAGCGTTGCTGCCCAGCGGCCCGCGTTCGTTTCAGGGCTATCGGCTGTTGCAGGAATACTTCGCCTTGCCCGAGCGTTTCATGTTTGCGCAGGTGACCGGGCTGGCAAGCAGCATCAGCCGGTGCGCTGCTGAACAACTGGACGTGATCGTGTTGTTCAAGAAACTCGACCCGTTGCTGGAGCAAGGCCTCAGCGCCGCCAACTTCGCCTTGTACTGCACCCCGGCGATCAACCTGTTCCCGATGCGCGCCGAGCGCGTGCACCTGTCCGATCAGCAAGCGGAGTACCACGTGGTCCCCGACCGTACCCGTCCGATGGATTACGAGGTCTACCAGATCCAAGGCGTGACCGGTTATGGCAGTGATACCCAGGCCAGCCAAACCTTCGAGTCGTTCTACCGCGCCAATGACCTGCAAGGGCACACACCGGCGAACGCCTATTACCAGGTGCGCCGCGATGCGCGGGTGTTGTCCGAGCAGCAGCAACGTCAGGGCCCGCGCTCCAGCTACCTGGGCAGCGAAGTGTTCCTGTCCCTGGTGGACGCGTTTGACGCCCCCACAGCAGTGATCTGCGCCAGTTGGGCATCGACACCCTGTGCAGTAACCGCGACTTGGTGCTGAGCATGCCGGTGGGCACGGGCCGTACCGATTTCAGTGTCGAGTCTGGCGCACCAGTGCAGGCGGTGCGTTGCATGACCGGGCCCACGATGCCCGCGCCATCCTTTGCCGAAGGCGAGACGGCGTGGCGGCTGGTCAGCCACTTGTCTCTCAATTACCTGTCGTTGCTGGGCCAGGACAAGGAGCAGGGCGCCAACGCCTTTCGCGACCTGTTGCGGCTGTATTGCCGTGTCGAAGATGAGGTGGCCCACAAGCAGATCGAGGGCCTGTGCTCGGTGAGTGCCCAGAGCATTGTGCGGCGCCTGCCATTGCCGGGGCCGATCAGTTACGGGCGGGGTTTGCAGGTCTGCGTGACCCTGGACGAAGCGGCGTTCGAAGGTGCCGGCGTGTTTGTTCTGGGGCGGTGCTGGAGCAGTTTTTTGCCAGGTACGTGTCGCTTAATAGCTTCACCGAAACACTGATCAAAAGCACCACGCGTGGAGTGATCATGCAGTGGCCAGCACGGGTGGGCCGATGCGAGATCCTCTGACCTTGCTCGATGCCCTTGAAGCGCACCCGGCACGTTTTGATTTCTATGCGGCTTTGCGCCAGTTGGAGTGTGCATTCCCGCACTTGCCGCGGATCGGTCAGGCTGCGCGTTCTG
The Pseudomonas poae DNA segment above includes these coding regions:
- a CDS encoding arylamine N-acetyltransferase, encoding MSRLTHRSLYLQRLGYDAPPPPTLQTLQDLQLRHVCTFAFESLSTLLHLPVPIDLPSVEQKVLLDGRGGYCYELNQMFLTLLQELGFDARGITGRVVMGGPADAHTARTHRLSLVTLDGARYITDVGFGGMVPSTPLLLDSEAVQPTAHEPYRLTFDGQGSYTLWAQVAEEWRGLYVFDLQMQGDIDYTIGNWYVSTHPESPFVGQLKVARLAEGKRHTLNNANYAVHYLDRPSEKYTAQSADELLTLLQETFGIRLPAHSHLRQTLDALVLPKY
- the tssB gene encoding type VI secretion system contractile sheath small subunit, with translation MAKESSQKFIARNRAPRVQIEYDVEIYGAEKTVQLPFVMGVFSDLSGKPAEPLPPVAERKFLEVDVDNFDERLKSMKPRVAFQVPNTLSGEGNLPVEITFESMDDFSPAAIARKVPSLNQLLTARSQLSNLLTYMDGKVGAEALLAGVLADPSVMQALSAAPNQPE
- the tssE gene encoding type VI secretion system baseplate subunit TssE, whose translation is MHGELTSRERLQPSLLDRLSDDDRGQVVEPRDKRVLSMRDLRKAVLRDLGWLLNSSSLGSFRDLSAYPLASQSVLNFGLLDLAGKTAAGLDREALGRRIRQAIWDFEPRILRDSVRVIPVAPSGKTAGPNQMAFEIHGELWGQPLPERLYLKTELDLEAGEARLFDIETRDVR
- a CDS encoding type VI secretion system tube protein Hcp, producing the protein MILMNFTGTPIKGTSTVDAHKDWITLDALQMGVGRAISTSGGGDRDTSNPSFSEISLTRVTDLSSADLFMQAVCGKSLGDAEIHFIQTGGSDKKQQVFLKLILGGAIISAYSASSNGERPTETIAINFTTISYEFNAFAGDTVKTGTPKKWDLERTNPSEPCSERACPALGCEAALI